Proteins from a single region of Flavobacteriales bacterium:
- a CDS encoding T9SS type A sorting domain-containing protein yields TDGNILWANTYNGKGSQGGNSSVALGDSSTLFTTSYILEDSLDVGIGNSSVYAYRGIMIAKYHKSLVGIENKGATIKQFIYPNPSEGIFHLPEGVKYSRIEVYTNIGTLLSVYKFLKGRIINLSRNPDGIYFIKIFSENGVYAQKIILEK; encoded by the coding sequence ACCGATGGGAATATCTTGTGGGCCAATACGTATAATGGAAAAGGATCACAAGGAGGTAATTCATCTGTGGCGTTGGGTGACTCTTCAACTTTATTTACTACATCATATATTTTGGAGGATTCATTAGACGTCGGAATTGGAAATAGTTCCGTGTACGCTTATAGAGGAATTATGATTGCTAAATACCACAAATCGCTAGTTGGAATTGAAAATAAAGGTGCGACTATCAAACAATTTATTTACCCTAATCCAAGTGAAGGGATTTTTCATCTCCCAGAAGGAGTCAAATACAGTCGGATAGAAGTTTATACTAATATAGGTACTTTACTCAGTGTTTATAAATTTCTCAAAGGGCGTATAATAAACCTGTCTAGAAATCCAGATGGAATATATTTCATTAAGATATTCTCTGAAAATGGAGTTTACGCTCAGAAAATAATATTGGAGAAGTAG